The DNA window CAGTTCTTTGAGGTGGGAAGAATTATTACCGCACTATTGGTACCAAGCTTAGCGTCCTCATCAGGCTTCAGTGCTGGGACTCAAGTAACCCTAGGGCTTCCATAGAGGTCATTTTCatccagagggtggtgatgcactggagcaggttgcccaaggaggctgtggatgccccatccctgcaggcattcaatcccaggctggatgtggctctgggcagcctggtctgctggttggggaccctgcatatagcaggggggctgaaaaTAGATGGTCCTTgtcaacctgggccattctatgattctatgattggcTCTGGGAGTGGTGTTTAAGAAATGTCTCGTTTTCTGCATTCACCTTCATAACAGCAGGATGCAATTATGCAGTTACTTCATCAGTGCCCCTGTGTGTCCTAGGGGGATGTCTGGCAATGTGTGGAGCAGAGGGACATGCTTGAGCATCTTTAATGACCAGTGCAGAGTTCTGGTGCTTTTGAGTCTGTTTTATCATGAAACAGGAGTGTGGTGGGCATCTGTAACACAGCTGtctattttaaatgtgaagaaGATGCTGGCATGTAtcaatttcttcagtttcacttAAAcgtttctctttctttcccccttgcTTTTTCATTGTTACTTAAATGCCCTTTACCTATTTTTACTGACTAGGACAGCAGTTTAGAAATGATACAAAGAAAGAGACTGGAGAATGGGCATTGTTGAGCCTGAATTTGGTTCTGTTTGTTGGTGAAGATAACAACCAACAAGTCATCTTTTGTTGTTACCCAGAAAATTAGGTCGCCGCTAGTTGTGATTCGGTTCCCTGACTGCTAAGTGGGTGAGCAAATCCTTGTGACTAATGAACATACCCCTGGAAGAACTGAACAAGTTTATTCCTTGACCTGATATTCTCACAATTCCTCCCACAACATAAACTCATCAGAAATCCGTGACTTCCTGCCATTTTATTAATGTAATGTGATAGATATATGTTGTATGCCAAAGAGAAAGATGACCAGGTAGCTGACTCTGTGCAGTTCCGAGGCTTACTTTATGTCaggctttatttcttatttggctttgtttttactttttctgtaaGGTGAGAAAATTAATACATGAGCTTGTGAAAGAATAGATATGATAATCTTTGTGGGGCTGCTTTCCTTGCTCTTAATTAAAGCTTATCAAGTAAGAGAGGCTGACCCTTTTCCTGTAGAACCTGATGAATTACATGTTGTAATCTAGTTTTAAATGCATGTTCTAAGGGGCTGGAAATACAAGCCTAGgtttaaataaaaaggcaataaaaaaaacttatttGACTGGGGTGCATGTGTGTGAGAACATATCCTGTGTAAGCTGCCAGTGCCACCCCTGTGCCAAGCCCACACTCTGGGTCTTTCAGTTCCATTTCACTTGTGCTTAACAGCCCAAATGGAGTTCTGTGAAGCATTCATGGCTGGGGAGTTCCCTCAGTGTTTCTGGAGTGGGGCAGTGCCAGGGATTTGCAGTGCCTCTGTGGgttcctgctgtgtttctgggCACTAAGATTGGAGGCCCTGAGGAACAAATAACTTGGAAGAAGGCCTGCTTGGGAGAGAGGGGAGCTGGTTCTGGAGCCAGGCGCTTCTGACTGTAccattttgttctcttctgcttccAGCCATGTCTCAAGCTGTGCAGACCAACGGGACACAGCCTTTAAGCAAGACCTGGGAACTAAGCTTGTATGAGTTGCAAAGAACACCTCAGGTAATATGTGCTGAAGAGCTGGCCTTTGGGCAGTTtggtctttattttctttataccTTTCGGAACTCGAGGTCAGtggttttcctttcctgatgtGGCTGAATACGTTCCTTGCTGTATTCTTATGCCTTTGTCTGAAGGTAGTAACACGTGCGACCTCTGTGTGCAATTTCCTTAAAGAActcttttactttgttttgcacCAGGAAGCGATCACCGATGGCTTGGAAATCGTGGTGTCACCCAGGAGCCTGCACAGTGAACTCATGTGTCCCATTTGTTTGGATATGTTAAAAAATACCATGACGACAAAAGAGTGTTTGCATCGTTTCTGTGCTGACTGTATCATCACGGCCCTCAGGAGCGGGTATGGAAAATAGCAGGACAGGGAAAAGGGATTTCCCTTCAGATGAAAGTGTGATCAAGGAATCCTTTACgccctgggtgctgctgcttctgagaaTGGCCATCACTGCAGTGTTCACACTGCATTCACTGTGCCTGTGGAAATACTGATTGAGCAATGAGCAAAAATACTCTCCTCGttaaagagaaacaagaagaaCTGTCCTCAATAAAGAAATCAGTGATATTTCTGCTCTTGAGGCTTCTTCCttttacaaggaaaaacaaaatgtgtgaACCTTATGAATAAACTAGAACAAAATGTTGGGAAGGGTGAGACTGAGTTTTAGTTCTCACAGAAATGGGTTCCTTTACCTCTGTTTCATCCTGCAGGCCCTATGAAGGACTATACCTTCCAATATAATTTCTACTAGAAGTGGAAACACTtctaagtaaaaaataaagctggaagATTAAAGGAGGGGAGTGGGGGGGAATTGTAGCATCAAACTCCTTGATTCTTCAgtcaaaatacattttgcttAAACATACCTTAAATAAATACACTTGAAACATCTCCTTGctataactttttatttttctgttctaagTATCTTGAACTATCTGATTTGTCAAAAGGTAGAAGCCCCATTCCATATTTATTGTATAATTGAGTCATGATGAGTGCTTTCTCTAGCAGTTGCAGCATTAGGACTGACTTCTGTCACTGGCACAGACTTAATATTGTTCCCTCTCCTTATTCACATCTAGCAACAAAGAATGTCCCACGTGTCGTAAAAAGCTGGTGTCAAAAAGATCGCTGCGACCTGATCCCAATTTTGATGCTCTCATCAGTAAAATATATCCAAGCCGTGATGAATATGAAGCACATCAGGAGAGAGTACTAGCAAGAATCAGTAAACACAATAACCAGCAAGCTTTAAGTCACAGCATTGAGGAAGGGCTAAAGATTCAGGCTATGAACAGGTATGGAGTCACATAATTTGTTCATGTTGTCTCCCTTAATGCTAGCAATATGCCACCTCCTCACTCTCAGTGTAGGAAGAgattcttcccttcctctctgaAGGCTGCCAAAGTAGCTTTCAACTTTTGTTAAAGAAGTGTTATTAGTTTTATTCTTGTATGAGTGAACAGGAAACTTTGTATCACTCTCTGCAACTTCGCTGGCAGCCAGGTGTTGTGTTACCAATTTACAGGCGTCATTCATcagaccccatctggagtactgccaggggctcccagcacaagaatgatgtggagctgttggagggccacaaagatgctcagtaggctagagcacctctcctgtgatgAATGGCTAAAGAAGTTAGGCTTGTTTGAGACTGgggaggagaaggctgcagggggGAGTTGGAAAGGAGACCCCAAACTTTATTCTGATAAACTGTGCTTGTTCTCAATCACATATGAATTCGTGATTTATGAATCATGTGTGAATTTTGATTAATATATTTGTCTGTTAGGGTGTAAAATTAACGGAATGAAGATTAAAATGAACTTATGCCATGCCTAAAATGCACTTGaggaatggggaaaaatatGTGGTTTTGTGTATGGCTATCTTTTAGTTAGATAGaatgtgtggggttttttttaagtgttttttttaagtctaaGTATCTCTGGAATATTTTGTGCTTGTGAATGCATAGTTCATGTGAGGTCAAGCTTCTGGCCTGACTGAGAAGAGAGATGATGTACAGGTTGGATGAGTTCTGAGTGAGgatcagtgtttatttttacctATTTGTCACCAGGTTACAGAGGGGCAAGAAACAACAGATTGAAAATGGCAGTGGAGCAGAAGATAACGGTGACAGTTCACACTGCAGCAATGCCTCAACCCACAGCAATCAGGAAGCAGGGCCTAGTAATAAGAGGACCAAAACATCAGATGATTCTGGCCTAGAACTGGACAATAGCAACGCAGCTGTGGCCATAGATCCGGTGCTGGATGGTGCCAGTGAAATAGAATTAGTCTTCAGGCCTCATCCTACCCTCATGGAGAATGATGACAGTGCACAGACGAGGTAAATGGCTTTATTCTTCTATGTATTATTCTGGTTTAATCcctactgtttttattttctatttgtaaCTTATTGGGGCTTTTAGAAATCAGTTTGCTTTGGTTGAACCACCTCCTGTTTGAACGTACACACTCATCTCATTGCAAGTCAGATAGGTGGTACTGAATAAAGGACTGATCTGTTATACTGTTAAAATTGTAAGAGTAGTTGAGCACAAACAATAGGACGGGTGGAGTTTGGGGTGTATTGTAATTAATTCTAGAATTAATTGTAATAACCACTCCTTTTACCATGAGTATGCATGTATCCCCTCTAGAAATATGGGTGTTCACCTGCTTTCAGTGTGCAGGCTAGGAAGGAGTTATTCCCCCTGCACCCAGCTGGCCAAATAAATGTACCTGTTCGACAACTACTTGTGGTTATAGAGTTTGTTCTGCAAGACAGTTTTGGTGAGCCAGGCAGGAGAACTCTGCTGGACTGCAGAGCTGGTTGGACAAGGGGATGCTTCTGGCATGCCCCAAAAATGCATCTACTGCAGGGCAGAGAAAGAGCTCTGGCATGGACCAGGTATGGTACAGGGACTCATAGGATGTGAAGAGACATCCTATGCAGGGTTGAAGGAGCAAGAGTGCTCCCGCTGAGGGTGGATCCACAGGTATAGGTTGGGTGATGGTGATTGATATGGGAGTACACCCCTTGGGAGGGCGTCCCACTTTGTGGGGGTATCTCAAGAATCTGAGGACCCTGCAGGTATAGCACACAAGGTATCCCAAGGGTGAGGCCGCATTGTGCTCGCAAATGTAAACTCTGTAATACTTTGGGAAGAACATAGCTACAAAAGTATTCAGATCTGTGGTTTGGTCCTCCTGTGAGGGTGATGGCTGGAAACGTTATTGAAGTGTTTCAAGTGACTGGTCGAGTGGGGGGGGGCAAATGCccaaactgattttctttctttttgtgataGGAACTGCGTTTGTCATTGTTGTTATCTTTGTAATTGTCTTGTTTGCACAGCCTGCAAATTGTGGATCGCAGCAATGAGCAATCTTGTGAAGTTTCCTCAGATCTCCTCCtgtctttctcttctgatgAGACATTTCTATGTAGCATCAGTAAATGTATTACTAAATATAAGCTTCatccagcatttctttttggTTTGGAATTCTAAGGGAGTTCTGGGAGTTGttctgaaagacaaagagaaagcaaagcttttggGGCAGGCTCCTGCAGTGTTTGTGTCAGACTGGAGGAGAGTGAAAAAGATGCAAGAACTCTTTGGAACAATATAATTTGTTAAGCTGTCTACCTGTTGAGGGTGAAAGCAATCAGTACTCTCACTTCTGAACTGTCTTCACAGGCTTTTTCACATGTGATGCTTAATGTCTGGGAGACTTCCAGGTGTCTTTGTCCTGTATCTCTAATCTGAACATCTGATTATCTGATTGCTGTTGCAGATACATCAAGACCTCAGGCAACGCCACTGTTGATCACTTGTCCAAGTACCTAGCTGTGAGATTGGCTCTGGAAGAGCTTCGGAGCAGAGGCGAATCAAACCAGATGAATCTTGACACGGCCAGTGAGAAGCAGTATACTATTTACATAGCTACTGCCAATGGACAGTTCACTGTAAGTGGAAGCTCTAAGAGGAAAACTAAGCATCAGTACGTCTCTGATACAGATATGATTAGAATCCATGGAGTTGGATTTTTTCCTGAGTTGACATAGGGATAAAATTAATGGCACCAGGTTGCTCATTCAGAAgcaattaattt is part of the Excalfactoria chinensis isolate bCotChi1 chromosome 8, bCotChi1.hap2, whole genome shotgun sequence genome and encodes:
- the RNF2 gene encoding E3 ubiquitin-protein ligase RING2 isoform X1 is translated as MPIAMSQAVQTNGTQPLSKTWELSLYELQRTPQEAITDGLEIVVSPRSLHSELMCPICLDMLKNTMTTKECLHRFCADCIITALRSGNKECPTCRKKLVSKRSLRPDPNFDALISKIYPSRDEYEAHQERVLARISKHNNQQALSHSIEEGLKIQAMNRLQRGKKQQIENGSGAEDNGDSSHCSNASTHSNQEAGPSNKRTKTSDDSGLELDNSNAAVAIDPVLDGASEIELVFRPHPTLMENDDSAQTRYIKTSGNATVDHLSKYLAVRLALEELRSRGESNQMNLDTASEKQYTIYIATANGQFTVLNGSFSLELVSEKYWKVNKPMELYYAPTKEHK
- the RNF2 gene encoding E3 ubiquitin-protein ligase RING2 isoform X2; protein product: MSQAVQTNGTQPLSKTWELSLYELQRTPQEAITDGLEIVVSPRSLHSELMCPICLDMLKNTMTTKECLHRFCADCIITALRSGNKECPTCRKKLVSKRSLRPDPNFDALISKIYPSRDEYEAHQERVLARISKHNNQQALSHSIEEGLKIQAMNRLQRGKKQQIENGSGAEDNGDSSHCSNASTHSNQEAGPSNKRTKTSDDSGLELDNSNAAVAIDPVLDGASEIELVFRPHPTLMENDDSAQTRYIKTSGNATVDHLSKYLAVRLALEELRSRGESNQMNLDTASEKQYTIYIATANGQFTVLNGSFSLELVSEKYWKVNKPMELYYAPTKEHK